Proteins encoded together in one Thamnophis elegans isolate rThaEle1 chromosome 10, rThaEle1.pri, whole genome shotgun sequence window:
- the ANO7 gene encoding LOW QUALITY PROTEIN: anoctamin-7 (The sequence of the model RefSeq protein was modified relative to this genomic sequence to represent the inferred CDS: inserted 20 bases in 14 codons; deleted 2 bases in 2 codons) — protein sequence MQRRKTREDDSLFTEEHDLKEANYGSLNKNPESKIKEYIYETLAFGPEKVAKLSTYESLGGGSEHNSKDANQSKQKNVEGDRYWRLSTTSLKVPQWNKSCLINSTANFFSDEKTRIDFILVWESDGENPEGQKEENYNPKSKQKRTIEIXNEWREKFLHNLQMKGIRTEKHAAQHTKKVVHFIXLNAPWSVLCYYAEDLRLRVPLQAMPIEPEINWSHRILMKVGIPNLLYDDVPDIPLDNYTCHFKANKLPSFRGSDNHETFFSSTXRHRILYEILSTVSYGDPKAGQQIGIERLLNDEVFTXAFPLHDGPYKMSSEEEPSNQRQIXFHYWARWSKWKKYQPLSHIRRYFGEKIALYFAWLGFYTAWLLPAAIVGTLXFIIGIFMMFHDIPTQEICSSGDKYKMCPICKVCPYWNLSSVCPMFQAGRLFDHGGTXFFSIFMSLWAVTFLEYWKRMNATLIYRWDCSDFEDIEERPRPQFAALAPMTIINPITGEEEPYFPKRTRFNRIITGSMVIIIMIAVVIMFLISVILYRAIIAVIVSRSGHFLLVSSASRIASLTGSVVNLXFHLLLSKIYTALALFLTKWEMHRTQTTFEDAFTFKXFIFEFINFYSSPIYIAFFKGRFVGYPGHYNKLLGIRNEDCAPGGCLIELAQELLVIMVGKQVINNIQEIVIPNKTGQDNVMKQFWESDYKLLPYSGLFTEYLEMVLHFGFXTIFVAACPLAPLFALXNNWVEIRLDAQKFVCEYRRPVAERTQGIGIWFHILEVITHLAVISNAFLIAFTSDFLPRLYYQYTRASNLQGYIDFTLAYAPKSFXLEDNATCRYRAYREQTGRYSLPYWNLLAIQLGFIIVFEHVVFFIAXMIDMMVPDIQKQWQXKVKREQYLAKQALAENKALIEVIDVVNPTQPGEKVSNKPLKVWKDVAETRLSSFYTRITFMEEAV from the exons ATGCAGCGAAGAAAGACCAGAGAAGAtgacagcttgtttacagaagaaCATGATCTCAAAGAAGCCAATTACGGGAGCTTAAACAAGAATCCTGAGTCAAAAATCAAGGAGTACATTTATGAAACCCTGGCCTTTGGGCCTGAGAAGGTTGCAAAGTTGTCCACTTATGAAAGCCTAGGTGGCGGCTCTGAGCACAACTCAAAGGATGCTAACCAGTCCAAGCAGAAGAACGTGGAGGGTGACAGATATTGGAGGTTATCCACGACCTCTCTTAAGGTCCCACAG TGGAATAAGAGCTGCCTTATAAACAGCACTGCGAACTTCTTCAGTGATGAAAAGACCAGGATAG ATTTTATTCTTGTATGGGAATCAGATGGTGAGAATCCAGAGGGCCAGAAAGAAGAGAATTATAATCCAAAATCCAAACAAAAGAGaacaattgaaat caatgaatgGCGGGAGAAATTTCTGCATAACCTCCAAATGAAGGGGATCAGAACTGAAAAG CATGCAGCCCAACATACAAAGAAAGTGGTCCACTTTA TGTTGAATGCTCCCTGGAGTGTGCTATGTTATTATGCTGAGGACCTCAGGCTGAGAGTCCCCTTGCAG GCTATGCCCATTGAACCTGAAATCAACTGGTCTCACAGGATTCTAATGAAAGTGGGCATCCCTAATTTACTCTATGATGACGTTCCTGACATTCCCTTGGATAACTACACCTGTCATTTTAAAGCAAACAAGTTACCCTC GTTCCGTGGAAGTGATAACCATGAGACCTTCTTCAGTAGTA AACGGCATAGAATA CTGTATGAGATCCTGTCCACTGTATCATATGGTGATCCAAAGGCAGGGCAGCAGATTGGAATAGAAAGGTTGCTGAATGACGAAGTCTTCAC TGCATTTCCACTACATGAC GGCCCATACAAGATGTCATCAGAGGAAGAGCCCTCTAATCAGAGGCAGA CTTTCCATTATTGGGCCCGGTGGAGTAAGTGGAAGAAATATCAGCCTTTGAGTCATATCCGCAGGTACTTTGGAGAGAAGATTGCTCTCTACTTTGCCTGGCTTG GTTTCTACACAGCATGGCTTCTTCCAGCAGCTATAGTGGGGACACT GTTCATAATTGGCATTTTTATGATGTTTCATGACATTCCAAC ACAGGAGATCTGTTCCAGTGGTGACAAATACAAGATGTGCCCAATTTGCAAAGTCTGCCCTTATTGGAATCTATCTAGTGTCTGCCCCATGTTTCAG GCTGGCCGTCTCTTTGACCATGGTGGAAC TTTCTTCAGCATCTTCATGTCTCTGTGGGCAGTCACATTTCTTGAGTACTGGAAACGAATGAATGCTACCCTGATATACCGCTGGGACTGTTCAGATTTTGAGGACATTGAG GAACGTCCACGACCCCAGTTTGCTGCTTTGGCTCCCATGACAATTATAAACCCAATCACTGGAGAGGAGGAGCCCTATTTCCCAAAGCGGACTCGATTCAACAGAATCATCACTGGATCAATGGTCATCATCATTATG ATTGCTGTGGTAATAATGTTCCTGATTTCCGTTATCCTTTACCGGGCCATCATTGCTGTAATTGTCTCCAGGAGTGGGCACTTTCTACTTGTATCTTCG GCTTCTCGTATTGCTAGCCTGACAGGCTCAGTAGTGAATCT CTTTCATCTCCTTCTCTCGAAAATTTACACTGCACTGGCACTTTTTCTTACGAAGTGGG AAATGCATCGCACTCAGACTACATTTGAAGATGCCTTCACTTTTA TTTTTATCTTTGAGTTCATCAATTTCTATTCATCTCCCATCTACATTGCCTTCTTTAAGGGCAG gTTTGTTGGTTATCCAGGCCACTATAACAAATTACTGGGCATACGCAATGAAGAT TGTGCTCCAGGTGGCTGCCTCATTGAACTTGCTCAAGAACTTCTTGTCATCATGGTGGGAAAGCAAGTAATTAACAACATTCAAGAAATCGTTATCCC CAATAAGACAGGCCAAGACAACGTCATGAAGCAATTCTGGGAGAGTGATTATAAACTGCTGCCCTATAGTGGGCTCTTCACTGAATATCTGGAAATGG TTCTGCACTTTGGCT ATACTATCTTTGTTGCTGCCTGCCCCCTGGCCCCTCTTTTTGCTT CTAACAATTGGGTGGAAATTCGTTTGGATGCTCAGAAGTTTGTTTGTGAATATCGACGTCCAGTT GCAGAAAGGACCCAGGGCATCGGCATCTGGTTTCATATCCTGGAGGTCATCACACACTTGGCAGTTATTAGTAAT GCCTTCCTGATTGCC TTCACTTCTGACTTTCTTCCTCGTCTCTATTACCAGTACACTCGGGCTAGCAATCTACAGGGCTACATTGACTTCACCCTGGCCTATGCCCCTAAATCTT GACTTGAAGACAATGCCACATGCAG GTACCGAGCCTATAGAGAACAAACTGGCAGGTATTCATTACCTTATTGGAATCTACTGGCAATCCAACTTGGCTTCATCATTGTATTTGAG CATGTAGTTTTCTTCATTG GTATGATTGATATGATGGTACCTGACATCCAGAAGCAGTGGCA TAAAGTAAAGCGAGAACAGTATCTTGCTAAACAAGCCCTGGCTGAGAATAAG GCTCTCATTGAAGTGATAGATGTTGTCAATCCGACCCAGCCTGGGGAGAAGGTATCAAATAAACCTCTGAAGGTCTGGAAGGATGTGGCCGAGACCAGATTATCAAGCTTCTACACAAGAATAACCTTCATGGAGGAAGCAGTGTAA